A single window of Nicotiana sylvestris chromosome 5, ASM39365v2, whole genome shotgun sequence DNA harbors:
- the LOC104210589 gene encoding uncharacterized protein — protein MDLRESVVEVKLVNDRLMTIKLVVGECTLNIVSTYAQQAGLDEDVKTYFWEGLDEIVHNIPLAERLFIGGDFNGHIGSSVGGYSEVHGSFGFGEQNRGGVSLLDFAKAFELVIAYSSFPKREENLVTFQSTVVKTQIDYLLLRR, from the coding sequence ATGGATCTTAGAGAGTCTGTGGTAGAGGTTAAGCTGGTGAATGATAGATTAATGACTATTAAGTTAGTGGTTGGGGAGTGTACCCTAAATATCGTTAGTACTTACGCACAACAAGCAGGCTTGGACGAGGATGTTAAAACATACTtctgggaggggttggatgagattgtccATAATATTCCGCTtgctgagaggttattcataggaggagatttcaatggacATATTGGATCATCTGTAGGTGGCTATAGTGAGGTGCATGGCAGCTTTGGTTTCGGGGAGCAGAACAGAGGGGGTGTTTCATTGTTGGATTTCGCTAAGGCATTTGAGTTGGTGATTGCGTACTCAAGTTTTCCAAAGAGGGAGGAGAATTTGGTTACTTTCCAAAGTACGGTGGTGAAGACTCAAATTGACTACCTCCTCCTTAGGAGATGA